Proteins from one Niallia circulans genomic window:
- a CDS encoding carbohydrate ABC transporter permease, which produces MRNFVNKRAPYLFISPALLLLMMFSLIPIVVAFVISFTDISLVGLADWSQINFVGIDNYIDIITDPLFLKSIGNTLFYVVIGVPLVIICSLGIAVLINFGENSFFQFFRLIFYTPSITNVVAVAVVWSYLYNPSFGFLNYLLSLADFPSVPWLQHPVIAKISLIILALWRAIGTNMIIFLAALQGIPKAYYEAASLDGANKWQQLFKITVPMLKFAIFFVTVTTMIGWLQFFEEPFIMTNGGPLDSTTSVSLFIYRNGFQFSKFGYAAAGSFLLFIAIIIVTLIQFRMQKVKNEE; this is translated from the coding sequence ATGAGGAATTTTGTAAATAAAAGGGCACCTTATTTATTCATATCTCCTGCTTTACTTTTATTAATGATGTTTTCGTTAATACCTATTGTAGTAGCTTTTGTCATTAGTTTTACAGACATTAGCTTAGTAGGATTAGCGGATTGGTCGCAAATTAATTTTGTTGGTATAGATAATTATATAGATATTATAACGGACCCTCTCTTTTTAAAATCTATTGGTAATACGTTATTTTATGTAGTTATTGGTGTTCCGCTCGTGATTATATGCTCCTTAGGAATCGCTGTGTTAATCAATTTCGGCGAGAATAGTTTTTTTCAGTTTTTTAGGCTAATTTTTTATACTCCATCCATTACAAATGTTGTTGCTGTAGCTGTTGTGTGGAGCTACTTATATAATCCCAGCTTTGGCTTTCTTAACTACTTGCTATCATTGGCAGATTTCCCGTCAGTCCCGTGGCTGCAGCATCCAGTCATCGCGAAAATTTCATTAATAATTTTAGCCCTATGGCGTGCAATTGGCACGAATATGATTATTTTTTTGGCAGCTCTTCAAGGCATTCCAAAGGCATATTATGAGGCAGCTTCGTTAGATGGTGCTAATAAGTGGCAACAGCTGTTCAAGATTACAGTGCCTATGCTGAAATTCGCCATCTTTTTTGTGACGGTCACAACGATGATAGGCTGGCTGCAGTTTTTTGAGGAGCCGTTTATTATGACGAATGGAGGACCACTTGACAGTACTACCTCTGTATCGTTGTTTATCTATCGCAACGGTTTTCAATTCAGTAAATTTGGCTATGCAGCAGCAGGATCTTTCCTATTATTTATAGCGATAATAATCGTCACATTGATTCAATTTCGAATGCAAAAAGTGAAAAATGAGGAGTAA
- a CDS encoding sugar ABC transporter substrate-binding protein produces the protein MKKKWFIFGMTALLALGLLAGCSQKSSSSDSDVLTVWGMGDEVKQLPKMAEEFTKETGIEVKIQSIPWASAHDKLLTAVASKKGPDVLQMGTTWMPEFQAAGALADMGEYMNKYPNLKPDNFFEGSVETTQFNSKYYGVPWAAETRVLFYRTDILEAVGYKESPKTWEELKDAAKKLSERGENMYGLNVDAKEQTLGFMFARQNGSNLVSDGKPQFNEKAFTEAVSYLNDFIQKGYAPKEDLGMDVSQTFSGDAIVPMFISGPWMVKAVNDTVQGIEGKWATAVLPSGSDNNLSSLGGSNLTIFEHSSKKDEAAQFIDFMMKKENQLKWLDLTNAMPTVKSAWEDDRLANDPLYEVFGQQMEASRSMPLLPEFEEFAQNYLKHFEQIYLGGKNVEKEMDAFNKETEELLNK, from the coding sequence TTGAAAAAGAAGTGGTTTATTTTCGGCATGACAGCTTTACTGGCACTTGGTTTATTGGCAGGTTGTTCACAAAAAAGCAGTTCAAGTGATTCTGATGTATTGACAGTCTGGGGAATGGGTGATGAGGTGAAGCAGCTTCCGAAAATGGCAGAGGAATTTACGAAGGAAACCGGGATTGAAGTGAAAATACAGTCCATTCCGTGGGCGAGCGCTCATGACAAGCTGTTAACGGCAGTTGCTTCTAAAAAAGGACCGGATGTACTGCAAATGGGTACAACATGGATGCCTGAGTTTCAGGCAGCAGGAGCTCTCGCTGATATGGGTGAATACATGAATAAATATCCGAATTTAAAACCAGATAACTTCTTTGAAGGCTCTGTTGAAACAACGCAATTCAATAGTAAATATTATGGTGTTCCGTGGGCTGCGGAAACCCGTGTCCTTTTCTATCGTACGGATATTCTTGAAGCAGTTGGATATAAAGAATCACCAAAGACTTGGGAGGAGCTTAAGGATGCTGCTAAAAAGCTATCTGAACGCGGTGAAAACATGTACGGACTTAATGTGGATGCAAAGGAACAAACGTTGGGGTTTATGTTTGCAAGACAGAATGGCTCTAATTTAGTCTCTGACGGGAAACCACAATTTAACGAAAAAGCATTTACAGAGGCGGTTTCTTATTTGAATGATTTTATTCAAAAAGGATATGCTCCAAAGGAGGATCTTGGAATGGATGTTTCCCAAACATTCTCAGGTGATGCAATTGTTCCAATGTTTATAAGCGGACCGTGGATGGTTAAGGCAGTGAATGATACAGTTCAAGGTATTGAAGGTAAATGGGCTACTGCGGTTCTTCCATCTGGTTCTGATAATAATCTGTCTAGCTTGGGTGGTTCGAATCTGACCATTTTTGAACACTCCAGTAAAAAGGATGAAGCAGCTCAGTTTATTGATTTCATGATGAAAAAGGAAAACCAGCTGAAATGGCTGGATTTAACTAATGCTATGCCCACAGTAAAGTCAGCATGGGAGGATGACAGATTGGCCAATGATCCATTATATGAGGTTTTCGGTCAACAAATGGAGGCATCCCGATCGATGCCATTATTGCCTGAGTTTGAGGAATTCGCGCAAAATTACTTAAAGCATTTTGAACAAATCTATTTAGGTGGAAAAAATGTTGAGAAGGAAATGGATGCCTTTAATAAAGAGACGGAGGAATTATTAAACAAGTAA